The DNA sequence TGAAGCATTTCTTAAATCCTTAGGTTTGTAAAAACCTGAGGATTTAAAATCAGTTGATTAAAACGGCGGTTCGCTGTCGTCAATTTTATTGTTGCCCAGTTCGAAGCTTTTGGGCCCGCTTTCAGTCAGGTCGTCATTCATTTTCGAGCCAATGGTTACAGAGGCTACGCCGTTAACCATATTTTCCTCGATCTCGGGGATGGTATCAAATTCTTCGAATTTGGCGCAGCGGTCTACAAATTTAAGGTGTACATCACCGATGGCGCCGTTTCTATGTTTTGCAATAATGATTTCGGCTAAGCCCTGCGTCGGGTTACCTTCTTCATCTTCGGTGATTCCGTATTTTTCAGGCCGGTGGATGAATAGCACCACGTCGGCATCCTGTTCGATAGCTCCGGATTCACGT is a window from the Bacteroidota bacterium genome containing:
- a CDS encoding DnaB-like helicase C-terminal domain-containing protein, which codes for RESGAIEQDADVVLFIHRPEKYGITEDEEGNPTQGLAEIIIAKHRNGAIGDVHLKFVDRCAKFEEFDTIPEIEENMVNGVASVTIGSKMNDDLTESGPKSFELGNNKIDDSEPPF